In Erigeron canadensis isolate Cc75 chromosome 7, C_canadensis_v1, whole genome shotgun sequence, one DNA window encodes the following:
- the LOC122606768 gene encoding wall-associated receptor kinase 2-like, with the protein MLLHFIIMCLFTLPYTTISLGTLRGSNSSNMGKISKPDCSSKCGDVTVPYPFGIGNDTGCSLDDTFYVTCDTSVKPPKLYLTSSNIEIYNISDSDLRIKTQISFKCNDSNGTVTQDYNYWTDLAYEAFTFSEKNMFTVIGCDDYALITGVGENYFSGCVAMCSGPVDVPDGRCSGEGCCQTSIRKGLKYYNVTLNSFRNHSDIWSINDCGYAFLGDVGTFKFLGASDLSSSSGLEKRVEETIQVVIDWVIRRDQNCTQATECKENSQCYDVDGGGYRCKCNDGYAGNPYLDQGCQDINECADPGTYPCYGFCNNTLGSYICICPLGSVGNATTQNGCQVVDRQAKFSKIFWTILALGVFLGTGILVLAIWMSKVVKRRKDKKQREKFFKRNGGLLLQQQTSNGGDAIEKTRMFSARELAKATDQYNSNRIVGRGGQGTIYKGMLPNGNIVAVKKSVLVDETQVESFINEVFLLSQISHRNVVKLIGCCLETEVPVLVYEFVSNGDLFQFIHDENYEFPTLWSIRVTIATEVAGALAYMHSATSIPIYHRDIKSSNILLDEKFRAKLSDFGISKSVMEDQTHLSTLVKGTCGYLDPEYFQSNQFTEKSDVYSFGIVLVELLTGKKPIYSIGPGESRSLATLILSMEDGFILENIDDQVSDGPKEQFIAVAKLAKRCLNLNGKLRPTMKEVAIDLEGIRSSSP; encoded by the exons ATGCTTCTTCACTTCATTATCATGTGTCTCTTTACATTACCTTATACAACAATATCCTTGGGAACTCTTCGAGGTTCCAACTCAAGTAATATGGGCAAAATATCAAAGCCCGACTGCTCATCCAAGTGCGGGGATGTTACAGTTCCTTACCCTTTTGGTATTGGCAATGACACAGGTTGTTCCCTAGACGACACATTTTATGTTACTTGTGACACGTCCGTAAAGCCCCCTAAGTTGTACCTCACATCAAGCAACATTGAAATATACAACATTTCTGATTCAGACTTGCGCATTAAAACTCAAATAAGTTTTAAATGCAACGACAGTAATGGAACCGTAACCCAGGACTATAATTATTGGACTGATTTGGCATACGAGGCATTCACTTTCTCGGAGAAGAATATGTTCACAGTCATTGGGTGTGATGATTATGCCTTGATCACAGGGGTAGGCGAAAACTATTTCAGCGGATGTGTTGCAATGTGCAGTGGACCAGTGGATGTACCGGATGGGCGTTGTTCTGGGGAAGGCTGTTGTCAGACATCTATAAGAAAAGGTCTCAAATATTACAATGTTACACTCAACTCATTTAGGAATCACAGTGATATTTGGTCTATCAATGACTGTGGCTATGCGTTCCTTGGTGACGTAGGCACTTTTAAGTTTCTTGGTGCCAGCGATTTATCTAGTAGTTCAGGCTTAGAGAAGAGGGTTGAGGAGACTATTCAAGTTGTGATCGATTGGGTTATCCGACGAGACCAAAATTGCACTCAGGCTACGGAATGCAAAGAAAATAGTCAGTGCTATGATGTAGACGGTGGAGGCTATCGATGTAAATGCAACGACGGTTATGCGGGTAACCCATATCTTGATCAAGGCTGCCAAG acatcaaCGAGTGTGCAGATCCAGGAACATACCCTTGTTATGGTTTTTGCAATAATACTCTAGGGAGTTACATTTGTATATGTCCGCTGGGATCCGTTGGGAATGCAACAACACAAAATGGTTGTCAAGTTGTTGATCGTCAAGCTAAATTTTCCAAGATTTTTTGGACCATATTAGCTCTAG GTGTTTTCTTGGGCACTGGGATATTAGTTTTAGCAATTTGGATGAGCAAAGTGGTCAAAAGGAGGAAAGATAAGAAACAGAGAGAGAAGTTCTTCAAAAGAAATGGTGGattgttgttgcaacaacaaaCATCAAATGGTGGAGATGCAATTGAGAAAACAAGAATGTTCAGTGCAAGAGAGTTAGCAAAAGCCACCGATCAATACAACAGTAATAGAATAGTTGGACGTGGAGGGCAAGGAACAATATACAAAGGCATGTTACCAAATGGAAATATAGTAGCAGTAAAGAAGTCCGTGTTGGTAGATGAAACTCAAGTTGAGTCTTTTATCAATGAGGTATTTTTACTTTCCCAAATTAGCCACAGGAATGTGGTAAAGCTAATAGGGTGTTGTTTAGAAACCGAAGTCCCAGTTCTTGTATATGAATTTGTCTCAAATGGTGATCTCTTCCAATTCATACACGATGAGAATTACGAGTTCCCTACTTTGTGGAGTATTAGGGTAACGATTGCTACCGAGGTTGCTGGAGCTCTTGCCTATATGCATTCGGCAACTTCCATTCCTATATATCATCGAGACATAAAATCTTCAAACATACTTTTGGATGAAAAATTTAGAGCAAAACTATCGGATTTTGGAATATCAAAGTCGGTCATGGAGGATCAAACCCACTTAAGCACCTTAGTCAAAGGGACTTGTGGGTACCTGGATCCTGAGTACTTTCAATCAAACCAATTCACAGAAAAAAGCGACGTTTATAGCTTTGGGATTGTTCTGGTTGAGCTGTTAACCGGAAAGAAGCCTATATATTCGATAGGCCCAGGGGAATCGAGAAGCTTGGCAACATTGATTTTGTCAATGGAAGATGGGTTTATATTGGAAAACATTGACGATCAAGTGTCTGATGGTCCAAAAGAGCAGTTCATAGCAGTTGCCAAGCTTGCAAAAAGATGCTTAAATTTGAATGGTAAACTACGGCCAACTATGAAAGAAGTTGCTATTGATTTGGAGGGAATAAGATCATCAAGTCCTTAA